The Lentzea guizhouensis genome contains a region encoding:
- a CDS encoding peptidase inhibitor family I36 protein, with product MSTKSIIATLVITASAVASSGIAVAQSDKTCDKGEFCVWTGPDYTGAVQRLDLETANPAECITLNLVGRSFANRLSRDATVYQRENCSTEAEFTTYPKHGTYVPDAYFVIRGLEVWGP from the coding sequence ATGTCGACGAAGAGCATCATCGCCACCTTGGTGATCACTGCGAGCGCGGTCGCCTCCAGTGGGATCGCTGTTGCGCAGAGTGACAAGACCTGCGACAAGGGCGAGTTCTGCGTGTGGACCGGGCCGGACTACACCGGGGCCGTCCAGCGCCTCGACCTGGAGACCGCGAACCCCGCCGAGTGCATCACCCTCAACCTGGTCGGGAGGTCCTTCGCCAATCGCCTGAGCAGGGACGCGACCGTCTACCAGCGGGAGAACTGCTCGACGGAGGCCGAGTTCACCACCTACCCGAAGCACGGGACGTACGTGCCGGACGCGTACTTCGTGATCAGGGGGCTGGAGGTGTGGGGGCCATAA
- a CDS encoding AAA family ATPase: MELVLAACRGEAALARALDGVPVTHEVPRERANGPGQGIYVSEIQVRGFRGIGPEARLPLAPGPGLTVVTGRNGSGKSSFAEAAELALTGYNARWTRARHDVWRQGWRNLHNGDTAVGLELVQAGRSEKTTIRRRWAPDEDLAQGEWTQDNKPFDGSKWHDALETFRPFLPYSELGTVLDAQPEDLYEAMHRLLGLEAITEAQQALAEHRKRLAEIVARPYDRRERVRAELAASPDERARRAAELLGSDTPDLDAIADLALGADVGGGTTLLHQLVDLPLPPDDEVDRVRETLDLALGAVTAVATDNAQDSLRCSEILRLAIQLHESGGNQVCPVCDLGRLDGKWLGKAKDRAEHLAKAAAELHEAADRLDVAVVAARALCQPVPEVLRETQGVLDTTAVLQAWQAWEECAAVDDPVRLRAELFDRHAELAAAVEQLKSVAREQIDRRDLVWRPMAIALFEWHSQAQQAVEDADVLADVTEAENWIRKTAATLRSERIAPFAKESQRIWQRLRQQSNVDLGAVRLGGSRNVELDVSVDGVSNSALAVMSQGELHSLGLALFLPRAMVDESPFRFVLIDDPVQAMDPSKVDGLAQVLADVGLTRQVVVFTHDERLVEALRRLRLSATVWEVCRAGESVVRVRMSDDAVGRCLADARAMRVDEDLPEALKAELVASCCRAALEAAAHARFRRERLGRGMPHADVERVLECALTTRQKITLAVLDDVAETAKLLPHLEDVVGSWVVDLLQACRVGGTTGDLDVLIRDTKLFAGWLQR; the protein is encoded by the coding sequence GTGGAACTGGTGCTCGCGGCGTGCCGGGGAGAAGCCGCGCTGGCCCGTGCGCTCGACGGCGTGCCGGTCACGCACGAGGTGCCGCGGGAACGGGCCAACGGGCCCGGCCAGGGCATCTACGTGTCGGAGATCCAGGTGCGCGGCTTCCGCGGCATCGGTCCCGAGGCGCGCCTGCCGCTGGCGCCCGGCCCCGGCCTGACCGTCGTCACCGGGCGCAACGGCTCCGGCAAGTCGAGCTTCGCCGAGGCCGCCGAACTGGCGCTGACCGGCTACAACGCCCGCTGGACGCGCGCACGGCACGACGTGTGGCGGCAGGGCTGGCGCAACCTGCACAACGGTGACACGGCCGTGGGCTTGGAGCTGGTCCAAGCCGGGCGCAGCGAGAAGACGACGATCCGAAGACGCTGGGCGCCGGACGAGGACCTGGCGCAGGGCGAGTGGACGCAGGACAACAAGCCGTTCGACGGCAGCAAGTGGCACGACGCGTTGGAGACCTTCCGGCCGTTCCTGCCCTACAGCGAACTGGGGACCGTGCTCGACGCCCAGCCGGAGGACCTCTACGAGGCGATGCACCGGCTCCTGGGGCTGGAAGCCATCACCGAGGCGCAGCAAGCGCTTGCCGAGCACCGCAAACGGCTCGCGGAGATCGTCGCCCGGCCCTACGACAGACGTGAACGCGTGCGCGCGGAGCTGGCGGCGTCCCCGGACGAACGCGCCCGCCGTGCCGCCGAGCTGCTCGGTTCCGACACACCCGACCTCGACGCGATCGCCGACCTGGCGCTGGGCGCGGACGTCGGCGGCGGGACGACCCTGCTGCACCAGCTCGTCGACCTGCCGCTGCCGCCGGACGACGAGGTCGACCGGGTCCGCGAGACGCTCGACCTCGCGCTGGGCGCGGTGACCGCGGTGGCGACCGACAACGCGCAGGACTCGTTGCGGTGCAGCGAGATCCTGCGGCTCGCGATCCAGCTGCACGAGTCCGGAGGCAACCAGGTGTGCCCGGTGTGCGACCTGGGGCGGCTGGACGGGAAGTGGCTCGGCAAGGCCAAGGACCGCGCGGAGCACCTCGCGAAGGCCGCGGCCGAGCTGCACGAGGCCGCCGACCGGCTGGACGTGGCCGTGGTGGCGGCGCGGGCGTTGTGCCAGCCGGTGCCGGAGGTGCTGCGCGAGACGCAGGGCGTGCTCGACACGACCGCGGTGCTGCAGGCCTGGCAGGCGTGGGAGGAGTGCGCCGCGGTCGACGACCCGGTGCGGCTGCGGGCGGAGCTCTTCGACCGCCACGCCGAGCTGGCCGCGGCCGTGGAGCAGCTGAAGTCCGTGGCGCGTGAGCAGATCGACCGGCGCGACCTGGTGTGGCGGCCGATGGCGATCGCGTTGTTCGAGTGGCATTCCCAGGCGCAGCAGGCGGTGGAGGACGCCGACGTGCTGGCGGACGTGACCGAGGCCGAGAACTGGATCCGCAAGACCGCGGCGACGTTGCGGTCCGAGCGCATCGCGCCGTTCGCCAAGGAGTCGCAGCGGATCTGGCAGCGGCTGCGCCAGCAGAGCAACGTCGACCTGGGCGCGGTGCGGCTCGGTGGCTCCCGCAACGTCGAGCTGGACGTGTCGGTCGACGGCGTGTCGAACTCGGCGCTCGCGGTGATGAGCCAGGGCGAGCTGCACTCGCTGGGGCTCGCGTTGTTCCTGCCGCGCGCGATGGTCGACGAGAGCCCGTTCCGGTTCGTGCTGATCGACGACCCGGTGCAGGCGATGGACCCGTCCAAGGTGGACGGTCTGGCGCAGGTGCTCGCCGACGTCGGGCTGACCCGCCAGGTCGTGGTATTCACGCACGACGAACGGCTGGTCGAGGCGCTGCGGCGGTTGCGGCTGAGCGCGACCGTGTGGGAGGTCTGCCGCGCCGGGGAGTCCGTGGTGCGCGTGCGGATGTCCGACGACGCCGTGGGCAGGTGCCTGGCCGACGCGCGGGCGATGCGGGTGGACGAGGACCTGCCCGAGGCGTTGAAGGCGGAGCTGGTGGCGTCGTGCTGCCGGGCCGCGCTGGAGGCCGCGGCGCACGCCAGGTTCCGGCGCGAGCGGCTGGGGCGCGGGATGCCGCACGCCGACGTGGAACGCGTGCTGGAGTGCGCGCTGACCACCCGGCAGAAGATCACGCTGGCCGTGCTGGACGACGTGGCGGAGACGGCGAAGCTGTTGCCGCACCTGGAGGACGTGGTCGGATCATGGGTCGTGGACTTGCTGCAGGCCTGCCGGGTGGGAGGCACCACCGGCGACCTGGACGTGCTGATCAGGGACACCAAGCTGTTCGCGGGGTGGCTGCAGCGGTGA
- a CDS encoding metallophosphoesterase family protein: MKLLLFADLHLDTRFATAGPARRQALRDTLGHIVELAEAESVDAVLCAGDLYEHDRCSPGTARFLRDTFDCGVPVFLAPGNDDWYGVESVYQQVDWTPNVHVFASDSFTPVVLADGLTLWGAAHVGPGPTRNFLEGFAVNRSGVNLALCHGSAPDDVPITGLDHVFLGHVHTPDHAPHHTFPGNPDPLTPDETGERGAVICTVHDDGTVSREVFDVSASRSRGLVVEATEAFPLLDFDSVAAERTVRGQFVRDVLADPALDTALRSRVLTTGLRALEER, from the coding sequence GTGAAACTGCTGCTGTTCGCGGACCTGCACCTGGACACGCGCTTCGCGACCGCCGGCCCGGCGCGGCGCCAGGCGTTGCGCGACACGCTGGGCCACATCGTCGAGCTGGCCGAGGCGGAGTCGGTCGACGCGGTGCTGTGCGCCGGCGACCTGTACGAGCACGACCGCTGCTCGCCGGGCACGGCCCGGTTCCTGCGCGACACGTTCGACTGCGGGGTGCCCGTGTTCCTGGCCCCCGGCAACGACGACTGGTACGGCGTCGAGTCGGTCTACCAGCAGGTGGACTGGACGCCGAACGTGCACGTGTTCGCCTCCGACTCCTTCACGCCGGTGGTGCTGGCCGACGGCCTGACGCTGTGGGGCGCCGCGCACGTGGGTCCCGGCCCGACGCGGAACTTCCTGGAGGGGTTCGCGGTGAACCGGTCGGGCGTGAACCTGGCGCTGTGCCACGGTTCCGCGCCGGACGACGTGCCGATCACCGGGCTGGACCACGTGTTCCTCGGGCACGTGCACACGCCGGACCACGCCCCGCACCACACGTTCCCCGGCAACCCGGACCCGTTGACGCCCGATGAGACCGGTGAGCGCGGCGCGGTGATCTGCACCGTGCACGACGACGGCACGGTGTCGCGCGAGGTGTTCGACGTGTCGGCGTCGCGGTCGCGCGGGCTGGTCGTGGAGGCGACCGAGGCGTTCCCGTTGCTGGACTTCGACTCCGTGGCCGCCGAACGCACCGTGCGCGGTCAGTTCGTGCGCGACGTGCTGGCGGATCCCGCTCTGGACACGGCTTTGCGCAGCCGTGTGCTGACGACCGGCTTGCGCGCGTTGGAGGAACGATGA
- a CDS encoding AAA family ATPase has product MRIESVTAHAFGPLHDRTLPLAPGLTVVSGVNESAKSSWHAAIRAALCGEPAARHRPWDGESWRVAATVSLDSGETLTVDRDLDADDGSLDVAHRVGLDRTSFGATACVDQAELLSVLDTADGLREHLRRAAATAGTDGTVEQALERLVAPDEALQKARNRLREAETDLTVARREHTRYVELSVRARQASAARARLAVQEHGAELEALAARIARVRELQERFGDLPPSGLAARRSSRPRSTGRWPRGVPADPRADRPVRRVGR; this is encoded by the coding sequence ATGAGGATCGAGTCGGTCACCGCGCACGCCTTCGGGCCGTTGCACGACCGCACGTTGCCGCTCGCACCGGGTCTGACCGTGGTGTCGGGCGTGAACGAGTCCGCGAAGTCGTCCTGGCACGCGGCGATCCGCGCGGCCCTGTGCGGTGAACCGGCCGCGCGGCACCGGCCGTGGGACGGGGAGTCGTGGCGGGTGGCGGCGACGGTGTCGCTGGACTCCGGCGAGACGCTGACCGTGGACCGCGACCTGGACGCCGACGACGGCTCGCTCGACGTCGCGCACCGGGTCGGTCTGGACCGCACGTCGTTCGGTGCCACCGCGTGCGTCGACCAGGCGGAGCTGCTGTCGGTGCTGGACACGGCCGACGGCCTGCGGGAGCACCTGCGCCGGGCGGCCGCGACCGCGGGCACGGACGGCACCGTGGAACAGGCGCTGGAACGGCTGGTCGCGCCGGACGAGGCGTTGCAGAAGGCCCGCAACCGCTTGCGTGAAGCCGAGACCGACCTCACGGTGGCCCGTCGCGAGCACACCCGTTACGTGGAGCTGAGCGTGCGGGCCCGGCAGGCGTCCGCGGCCCGTGCCCGGCTGGCCGTGCAGGAACACGGCGCCGAGCTGGAGGCGCTGGCCGCGCGCATCGCCCGTGTCCGCGAGCTGCAGGAACGGTTCGGCGACTTACCGCCGTCGGGCCTGGCCGCCAGGAGGAGCTCACGGCCGCGGTCAACCGGGCGATGGCCGCGTGGCGTGCCCGCCGACCCGCGTGCTGACCGGCCCGTCCGCCGCGTTGGAAGGTGA
- a CDS encoding ATP-binding protein encodes MACPPTRVLTGPSAALEGELESLPEHPSARPRDDELRVVAGAYEVAAAVCAAHDERRPVATTATPSSCGLATRLDPAARPATTASLEVDAARHRQDSAATNAARAQVEADVAAAHVQEISVPNPFLRRALVALSCLTLLVGLLLLLIGQHLAGAGVLVAALVAGVGGTLSRGAAPAREAAVAFAASRAASASEARAALFTADRNLAEAEGQRAVAVEAVRVHDEAAARCAALGIPADRETLWRLANRATWEAEHADLLTEVARTEEAVRVELAARGKIDSAMSVPALLVDYETDCKVRARQAVMAAQRPLLATALEDRRIAEATVADATTARAEALSLLRAAVTAIGGTGERPEELLRAIADWQRGWDRLLREAEEERNAWAELNALLAESTLDDMETSLSAAQSLHATLLESAARYAACDPVDPALAASADTLAATVTELARTLPSVPEAEEAVQTAAATVSEITAEVQAIALASHYLTAAREKVHSTIAPALEETLRAWLPTVTDGRYVDAAVDSESLTVRVCTASESWHQASRLSLGTAEQVYLLLRVALAQHLATESCPLLLDDVTVQADDVRTRAVLDLLLRLSEDRQIVLFAQETAVVEWARERLGDRDALHQLTPVAA; translated from the coding sequence GTGGCGTGCCCGCCGACCCGCGTGCTGACCGGCCCGTCCGCCGCGTTGGAAGGTGAGCTCGAATCGCTGCCGGAGCACCCGTCGGCGAGACCGCGGGACGACGAGCTGCGCGTGGTCGCGGGCGCCTACGAGGTCGCCGCCGCCGTCTGCGCGGCTCACGACGAACGCCGTCCCGTCGCCACCACCGCCACCCCGAGCAGCTGCGGCCTTGCCACGCGGTTGGACCCGGCGGCGCGCCCGGCTACGACCGCCTCGCTCGAGGTGGACGCCGCCCGTCACCGGCAGGACAGCGCCGCCACCAACGCCGCCCGCGCGCAGGTCGAGGCCGACGTGGCGGCCGCGCACGTGCAGGAGATCTCGGTGCCGAACCCGTTCCTGCGCAGGGCCCTGGTCGCGTTGAGCTGCCTGACCCTGCTGGTCGGCCTGCTGCTGCTCCTGATCGGTCAGCACCTGGCCGGCGCCGGTGTTCTGGTCGCCGCACTAGTTGCGGGCGTGGGCGGAACCCTCTCTCGTGGCGCGGCACCAGCCCGTGAAGCAGCAGTCGCCTTCGCCGCCTCCCGCGCGGCTTCGGCGTCCGAGGCCCGCGCCGCCCTGTTCACCGCCGACCGCAACCTCGCCGAGGCCGAGGGCCAGCGCGCCGTGGCCGTGGAAGCCGTGCGCGTGCACGACGAGGCCGCCGCCCGGTGTGCGGCACTGGGCATCCCCGCCGACCGCGAGACGTTGTGGCGCCTGGCCAACCGCGCCACCTGGGAAGCCGAGCACGCCGACCTGCTCACCGAGGTGGCCCGCACCGAGGAGGCCGTCCGCGTCGAGCTGGCGGCGCGAGGCAAGATCGACTCCGCGATGTCCGTCCCCGCCCTCCTGGTCGACTACGAGACGGACTGCAAGGTCCGCGCCCGCCAGGCGGTCATGGCCGCCCAACGCCCCCTCCTGGCCACCGCCCTGGAAGACCGCCGCATCGCCGAGGCCACCGTCGCCGACGCCACCACCGCCCGTGCCGAAGCGCTGTCCCTGCTGCGCGCCGCGGTCACCGCGATCGGCGGCACCGGCGAACGCCCGGAAGAGCTCCTGCGCGCCATCGCCGACTGGCAACGCGGCTGGGACCGCCTCCTGCGCGAGGCGGAGGAAGAACGCAACGCCTGGGCCGAGCTGAACGCCCTCCTCGCCGAGAGCACCTTGGACGACATGGAGACCTCCCTCTCCGCCGCCCAGTCCCTGCACGCCACGCTCCTCGAGTCCGCCGCCCGCTACGCCGCCTGCGACCCGGTCGACCCGGCCCTGGCCGCCTCGGCGGACACCCTCGCCGCCACGGTCACCGAACTGGCCAGAACTCTCCCGAGCGTCCCGGAGGCCGAGGAAGCCGTCCAGACCGCCGCGGCCACCGTCTCCGAGATCACCGCCGAGGTCCAGGCCATCGCCCTCGCCTCCCACTACCTGACCGCAGCCCGCGAGAAGGTCCACAGCACCATCGCCCCGGCCCTGGAGGAAACCCTGCGCGCCTGGCTCCCCACCGTCACCGACGGCCGCTACGTCGACGCCGCCGTGGACTCCGAGTCGCTGACCGTCCGCGTCTGCACCGCCTCGGAGTCCTGGCACCAGGCCTCGCGCCTGTCCCTGGGCACAGCAGAACAGGTCTACCTCCTGCTGCGCGTGGCCCTGGCCCAGCACCTGGCCACCGAGTCGTGCCCTCTTCTGCTGGACGACGTGACCGTGCAGGCCGACGACGTGCGCACCCGTGCCGTGCTCGACCTGCTGCTGCGGCTGTCGGAGGACCGGCAGATCGTGCTGTTCGCGCAGGAGACGGCGGTGGTGGAGTGGGCGCGGGAACGGCTGGGCGACCGGGACGCGCTGCACCAGCTGACGCCGGTGGCGGCCTGA
- a CDS encoding very short patch repair endonuclease — translation MYQYVDAGPAPAASSDAASRVMRRTRRSGTAPELAVRRALHRRGLRYLVDVAAPGTSRRRRVDVLLRGARTALFVDGCFWHSCPEHGQVPKANREWWQVKLHGVVVRDRDTDVQLAGAGWLVVWMWEHEDPGEVADRVVALVATRGGRRAR, via the coding sequence ATGTACCAGTACGTCGATGCGGGGCCGGCTCCGGCGGCCAGCTCGGACGCGGCCTCGCGGGTCATGCGCCGCACGCGGCGGTCCGGCACCGCGCCTGAGCTCGCGGTTCGGCGGGCGTTGCACCGGCGGGGGCTCAGGTACCTCGTGGACGTCGCGGCGCCGGGGACGAGTCGCCGGCGGCGGGTTGACGTGCTGTTGCGGGGCGCGCGGACCGCGTTGTTCGTGGACGGGTGCTTCTGGCACTCGTGCCCGGAGCACGGGCAGGTGCCCAAGGCCAACCGCGAGTGGTGGCAGGTGAAGCTGCACGGTGTGGTGGTGCGGGATCGCGACACGGACGTGCAGCTCGCGGGGGCCGGGTGGCTCGTGGTCTGGATGTGGGAGCACGAAGACCCAGGAGAGGTGGCGGATCGGGTTGTTGCGCTCGTCGCGACGCGCGGTGGTCGGCGAGCGCGTTGA